A single region of the Leptodactylus fuscus isolate aLepFus1 chromosome 5, aLepFus1.hap2, whole genome shotgun sequence genome encodes:
- the LOC142204603 gene encoding E3 ubiquitin-protein ligase TRIM39-like, translated as MRPVPVRNLTLRNVMENVLSSQPTKTQTGIFCTYCLDSPVPAVKSCLLCEASLCDKHLRIHSKSPEHVLCDPSTDLEKRKCSVHKKVLEYYCTEDAACICVSCRLDGEHRGHRVEMLDEASEEKKEKLINVLQKLITKRDETEERVQSLEERKRKAQEKASGEVETVTALFIDIRRRLDDLEKKILSEISRQEEQRSLSISVLIQKLEIKKAELSMKMRHIEELCNMTDPLTVLQDPDTGDLCDLEEGGDDEDRGGHDRQHHNGNNRDVAEISNALHTLGDIIRGIRSGIYVVIPADILLDLNTAGNNLHISDDLKTATRTEEKQNRPETAERFQGYPQVISRRGFTSGRRYWEVESSRSGNWMVGMCYPSTDRRGRQSVIGCKKSWSLCRYNNFYYVMHDGKWTQVPDMISSDKFRICLDYEAGQLSFYKLCNPIRRLHTFTATFTEPLHAALYVMEGSIKILGGGNATTGCLYHRIAPTPGLW; from the coding sequence ATGCGGCCTGTACCAGTGAGGAACTTAACTCTACGTAACGTAATGGAGAATGTATTGTCTTCTCAACCAACAAAGACACAGACTGGAATCTTCTGCACTTACTGTCTGGACTCTCCTGTACCTGCTGTGAAGTCCTGTCTACTCTGTGAAGCTTCTCTGTGTGATAaacatctgagaattcacagcaAGTCACCAGAACACGTCTTATGTGATCCCAGCACTGacctggagaagaggaaatgttctgtccataagaaggtcctggaatattactgtactgaggacGCTGCTTGTATCTGTGTGTCCTGTAGATTGGATGGAGAACATCGAGGACATCGGGTGGAGATGCTGGATGAGGCCTCTGAAGAGAAGAAGGAGAAACTGATAAATGTTCTCCAGAAACTGATCACAAAGAGAGATGAGACTGAGGAAAGagtccagagtctggaggaaagaAAGAGAAAAGCTCAAGAAAAAGCATCAGGAGAAGTCGAGACAGTAACTGCCCTGTTTATAGACATCAGGAGACGGCTGGACGACCTGGAGAAGAAGATCCTGAGTGAGATCTCCAGGCAGGAGGAGCAGCGGTCACTGTCAATCTCTGTTCTGATCCAGAAGCTGGAAATAAAGAAGGCCGAGCTGTCCATGAAGATGAGGCACATTGAGGAGCTGTGTAACATGACTGAtccactgactgtcttacaggatccagacacaggtgacttgtgtgatcTTGAGGAGGGGGGAGATGATGAGGACAGAGGGGGACATGATAGACAGCACCATAATGGAAATAATCGGGATGTGGCTGAGATCTCAAACGCATTACACACATTAGGTGACATAATAAGAGGTATAAGGAGCGGGATCTATGTGGTGATCCCTGCAGACATATTACTGGATTTAAACACAGCCGGTAATAATCTCCATATATCAGACGACCTGAAAACTGCAACCAGGACAGAAGAGAAGCAGAATCGTCCAGAAACAGCAGAGAGATTCCAGGGTTATCCTCAGGTGATAAGCAGGAGGGGATTTACCTCAGGGCGACGTTACTGGGAGGTGGAGAGCAGTAGATCAGGGAACTGGATGGTGGGGATGTGTTATCCCAGTACAGACAGGAGGGGGCGTCAGTCAGTCATTGGATGTAAGAAGTCCTGGAGTTTGTGTAgatataataatttttattatgtGATGCATGACGGAAAGTGGACCCAGGTACCTGACATGATCTCTAGTGATAAATTCAGGATCTGTCTGGATTATGAGGCCGGGCAGTTGTCCTTTTATAAGTTGTGTAACCCCATCAGACGCTTACACACCTTCACTGCCACCTTCACTGAGCCCCTTCATGCTGCATTATATGTAATGGAAGGTTCTATAAAGATATTAGGGGGAGGAAATGCTACCACAGGCTGCCTGTATCATCGCATAGCACCTACCCCAGGCCTGTGGTAG
- the LOC142205114 gene encoding E3 ubiquitin-protein ligase TRIM39-like, with product MENLLSTGIFCTYCVDSLVPAVKSCLHCEASLCDKHLRVHSKSPEHVLCDPSTDLETRRCSVHRELIRYYCTEDAACICVSCRLDGEHRGHRVETLDEASENKKEKLRNVLQKLTTKREETKKSVQSLEKSRRKAQEKASGEAERVTALFIDIRRRLDNLEKKVLSEISRQEKEETQTLSTVIQKLEIKKDKLSMKIKQIEELCNMTDPLTVLQEPDTGDLCDPEEGGGDEDTGGHDRQRHDGDDRDVAVISDTLRDIILGIRSGIYVEDPADILLDVNTAANTLHISDDLKTATWGIELLNLPQRAERFQYNEVISRRRFTSGRHYWDVEINIIRFWRVGVCYPSIDRRGDQSHIGFNNKSWSLWKYNDNQYSVAHDRIETRIPGYITNNRVRICLDYEAGQLSFYELCDPIRHLHTFTATFTEPLHAALCVWEGSIKILGGGSNWVKPS from the coding sequence ATGGAGAATTTATTGTCGACTGGGATCTTCTGCACTTACTGTGTGGACTCTCTTGTACCTGCTGTGAAGTCCTGTCTACACTGTGAAGCTTCTCTGTGTGATAAACATCTGAGAGTTCACAGCAAGTCACCAGAACACGTCTTATGTGATCCCAGCACTGACCTGGAGACCAGGAGATGTTCTGTCCATAGGGAGCTGATaaggtattactgtactgaggaCGCTGCTTGTATCTGTGTGTCCTGTAGATTGGATGGAGAACATCGAGGGCATCGGGTGGAGACGCTGGATGAGGCCTCTGAGAATAAGAAGGAGAAACTGAGAAATGTTCTCCAGAAACTGACCACGAAGAGAGAGGAGACTAAGAAAAGCGTCCAGAGTTTGGAGaagagcaggagaaaagctcaAGAGAAAGCATCTGGAGAAGCCGAGAGAGTCACTGCCCTGTTTATAGACATCAGGAGACGACTGGACAACCTGGAGAAGAAGGTCCTGAGTGAGATCTCCAGGCAGGAGAAGGAAGAGACACAGACACTGTCTACTGTGATCCAGAAGCTGGAGATAAAGAAGGACAAGTTGTCAATGAAGATAAAGCAAATTGAGGAGCTGTGTAACATGACTGATCCACTGACTGTATTACAGGAAccagacacaggtgacttgtgtgatcctgaggaggggggaggtgatgaggacacagggggaCATGATAGACAGCGCCATGATGGAGATGATCGGGATGTAGCTGTGATCTCAGACACATTACGTGACATAATTTTAGGTATAAGGAGCGGGATCTATGTGGAGGATCCTGCagacatattactggatgtaaACACGGCTGCTAATACTCTCCATATATCAGACGACCTGAAAACTGCAACCTGGGGAATAGAACTTCTGAATCTCCCACAAAGAGCCGAGAGATTCCAGTATAATGAGGTGATAAGCAGGAGGAGATTTACCTCAGGGCGACATTACTGGGATGTGGAGATCAATATTATAAGGTTTTGGAGGGTGGGGGTGTGTTATCCCAGTATAGACAGGAGGGGAGACCAGTCACATATTGGATTTAATAATAAATCCTGGAGTTTGTGGAAATATAATGATAATCAGTATTCTGTGGCACATGACAGGATAGAGACCCGGATACCTGGATATATCACCAATAACAGAGTCAGGATCTGTTTGGATTATGAGGCCGGGCAGTTGTCCTTctatgagctgtgtgaccccatcagacacttacacaccttcaCTGCCACCTTCACCGAGCCCCTTCATGCTGCTTTATGTGTATGGGAAGGTTCCATAAAGATATTAGGGGGAGGCAGTAACTGGGTGAAACCATCATAA